In Fructilactobacillus cliffordii, a single genomic region encodes these proteins:
- the purR gene encoding pur operon repressor: protein MKIKRSERLVDMTDYLLNRPHALIPLTFFAQRYDSAKSSISEDLTILKRTFQDRGIGLVETVPGAAGGAKYIPYILKEAADEFMDEVIEILNNSHRLLPGGYVYMSDILGDPDKLRYLGRLIATQYLNQRVDAVLTVATRGIPIAQAASSYLNVPLVIARHDTNITEGSTVSVNYVSGSSKKIKRMTISKRSLDQGANVLIVDDFIHGGGTINGLTSLIEEFDCNLVGSTFFAEGAYQSGQQNVGNYTSLVKMENRDDGEMRITKGNYDEKIFGPSK from the coding sequence ATGAAAATTAAACGAAGCGAACGATTGGTCGACATGACTGATTATCTGTTAAATCGACCACACGCACTGATTCCGTTGACATTTTTTGCACAACGATACGATTCTGCCAAGTCCTCAATTAGTGAAGACCTGACTATTCTAAAACGGACATTTCAAGACCGCGGGATTGGTCTAGTGGAAACGGTGCCGGGGGCTGCCGGAGGGGCAAAATACATCCCGTACATCTTAAAGGAAGCCGCCGACGAATTTATGGACGAAGTGATTGAAATTCTAAACAATTCGCACCGGTTGTTACCTGGTGGATACGTTTACATGTCAGATATTTTAGGTGATCCCGACAAATTACGCTATTTAGGACGGCTGATTGCCACCCAGTACCTTAATCAACGCGTGGACGCAGTTTTGACTGTAGCGACTCGTGGAATTCCGATTGCCCAAGCAGCGTCATCTTATTTGAACGTACCCCTAGTGATTGCGCGCCACGACACTAACATTACTGAAGGATCCACCGTAAGCGTGAACTACGTTTCCGGTTCCAGTAAGAAGATTAAACGGATGACGATTTCAAAACGGAGCCTTGATCAAGGGGCCAACGTCTTAATCGTGGATGACTTCATTCACGGCGGGGGGACTATTAATGGATTAACCTCGCTGATTGAAGAATTTGACTGTAACTTGGTCGGCAGTACTTTCTTCGCTGAAGGGGCTTACCAAAGCGGGCAACAAAACGTAGGCAACTATACGTCATTGGTTAAGATGGAGAACCGGGATGACGGAGAAATGCGGATTACCAAGGGTAATTACGACGAAAAAATTTTTGGACCAAGTAAGTAG
- a CDS encoding metal ABC transporter permease: MFSFDFMRNAYLASTMIAIVCGFIGVFVVARNMSFLTHTLSEIGFAGASFGMFVGITPLNGMLLFTMFSSVLVGRMSTKAARRENSISAISGLFIGLGVLFLALSNKSASYATNILFGSVVGISPADVYQMLVLAVIVLLILFIIYRNLKFDSFDPVGASAQHVHSGLMSVIFLLLLALSVSVAAQIVGSLLIFILLTLPAASAKYFAHSVSGMIAVAISCGLLGVWLGLYLGYVTNLPVSFFIATIECALYFLALGYNYLKERS, encoded by the coding sequence ATGTTTAGTTTTGATTTTATGCGCAATGCCTACCTAGCTAGCACTATGATTGCGATTGTCTGTGGGTTCATCGGCGTCTTTGTGGTGGCCCGCAACATGTCCTTTTTGACCCACACCCTGTCAGAAATTGGTTTTGCAGGGGCATCCTTTGGCATGTTTGTGGGAATCACACCGCTAAATGGGATGCTGCTTTTTACAATGTTCAGCTCGGTTCTAGTCGGGCGGATGAGTACTAAGGCGGCTCGTCGAGAGAATTCGATTAGTGCGATTTCCGGGCTATTTATCGGGCTTGGAGTGCTGTTTTTGGCCCTCTCCAATAAAAGTGCCAGTTACGCAACCAACATCTTGTTTGGGAGCGTCGTCGGGATTAGTCCCGCGGACGTTTACCAAATGTTGGTATTGGCGGTTATCGTCCTTTTAATCCTCTTTATCATTTATCGTAACCTGAAGTTTGACTCGTTTGATCCGGTGGGGGCTAGCGCCCAGCATGTGCACAGTGGTTTAATGTCCGTAATCTTTTTATTGTTGTTAGCATTGAGTGTGTCCGTTGCCGCTCAAATCGTGGGCTCCTTGTTGATCTTTATCCTGTTAACTCTACCGGCGGCTAGTGCCAAGTACTTTGCTCACTCGGTCAGTGGCATGATTGCCGTAGCGATTAGCTGTGGCTTGTTGGGTGTTTGGCTCGGCTTGTATCTCGGTTACGTTACGAATCTTCCCGTCAGCTTCTTCATTGCGACGATTGAATGTGCGTTGTACTTCTTAGCACTAGGTTATAACTACTTAAAAGAACGATCCTAA
- a CDS encoding metal ABC transporter ATP-binding protein: MDDLILATHDLQEQFTEKRVLNNLNFVLHRGRFLSIVGENGVGKTTLVRIILGQLKPTHGSVEFFPSRKAIRIGYVPQFRNIDDEYPLSVKNFVALNFTHSLMPWLKPQERHRLTEVLAETDLTKLQNEPLGRTSGGEKQRAYLAQALTMQPDLLILDESTASLDPIAKEQLLRLVRKLNQQTGVTVISVTHDIPLAKQFSDDYLLLQPEGYQFGPIDQLQVSEYQGGEQHV, translated from the coding sequence ATGGACGACCTAATTTTGGCAACACACGATTTGCAAGAACAATTTACCGAGAAACGCGTTTTAAATAATCTGAACTTTGTGCTTCACCGGGGGCGTTTTTTGAGTATTGTGGGAGAAAACGGGGTCGGCAAGACCACGTTAGTCCGGATTATTCTCGGACAGCTAAAGCCCACCCACGGTAGCGTGGAGTTTTTCCCCAGTCGTAAAGCGATTCGGATTGGGTACGTGCCACAATTTCGCAACATTGATGACGAATATCCGCTCTCGGTGAAAAACTTTGTGGCGCTCAACTTTACCCACTCCCTAATGCCCTGGCTGAAACCGCAAGAACGTCACCGGCTGACTGAAGTGTTGGCAGAAACGGACCTGACCAAACTACAAAATGAGCCGTTAGGGCGGACGTCTGGAGGAGAAAAGCAACGGGCTTATTTGGCCCAGGCTCTCACCATGCAACCGGATTTGTTGATTTTAGATGAATCCACGGCCAGTTTGGACCCGATTGCGAAGGAGCAACTACTGCGCTTGGTGCGCAAGCTCAACCAGCAGACGGGCGTCACGGTGATTTCTGTGACCCATGATATTCCGCTAGCCAAACAATTTTCGGATGATTATCTGTTGTTACAACCAGAGGGTTATCAATTTGGACCGATTGATCAACTACAGGTTAGCGAATATCAAGGAGGGGAACAACATGTTTAG
- a CDS encoding Veg family protein, with amino-acid sequence MQMNLPDIRNWIQDHLGSDIKVVEQAGRKRTNEYDGVLVEVFPAVFIVDLDSSDQPAHASFTYTKILTKDIQVTFM; translated from the coding sequence ATGCAAATGAATTTGCCGGATATCAGAAATTGGATTCAAGACCACCTTGGCAGTGACATTAAAGTTGTTGAACAAGCTGGGAGAAAACGAACGAATGAATACGATGGAGTCCTCGTTGAGGTTTTTCCAGCGGTATTTATTGTTGATCTTGATTCAAGTGATCAACCTGCACACGCTTCATTTACCTACACCAAGATCTTAACCAAAGATATTCAAGTTACATTTATGTAA
- the rsmA gene encoding 16S rRNA (adenine(1518)-N(6)/adenine(1519)-N(6))-dimethyltransferase RsmA has translation MNQPAIGTRNRTLGILNRYHLSAKKSLGQNFLDDLNVLEGIVAAANVTEQDDVVEIGPGIGALTEQIAQRAHQVLAFEIDQNLMPVLAETLADYKNVTIVNQDFLQANVPEVLDERLDGHHELKAVANLPYYITKPILMNFLKGQVHFATIVLMMQKEVASRLVARPNSHDYGALSVMTQYLYQVEIALEVSKKSFIPAPKVDSAVVKLTPRPVKQETAYSQPAFFSFVHGCFMHRRKTLWNNLQSVFDKQPATKDTIRTVLATVGIEPNVRPQTLGVSQFITLTNEFHKVGLLK, from the coding sequence ATGAACCAACCAGCCATCGGGACTAGAAACCGGACACTTGGCATTTTAAACCGCTATCACTTAAGTGCCAAGAAAAGTCTAGGTCAAAACTTCTTGGACGATTTAAACGTCTTAGAGGGGATTGTGGCCGCTGCCAACGTGACAGAGCAGGACGACGTGGTCGAAATCGGCCCGGGAATCGGAGCGCTAACCGAACAGATTGCTCAACGAGCCCACCAGGTCCTGGCGTTTGAAATTGATCAGAACCTGATGCCGGTGTTAGCTGAAACCCTTGCTGACTACAAGAACGTCACGATCGTTAATCAGGACTTTTTACAGGCCAACGTGCCAGAAGTGCTAGACGAACGGCTGGACGGACACCACGAGTTAAAGGCCGTGGCCAACCTGCCGTATTACATTACCAAACCGATTTTGATGAACTTTTTAAAGGGTCAGGTGCACTTTGCGACGATTGTTTTGATGATGCAAAAGGAAGTTGCTAGTCGCCTGGTGGCGCGGCCAAATTCGCATGACTACGGAGCATTAAGTGTGATGACGCAGTATCTGTACCAAGTCGAGATTGCGCTGGAGGTTTCCAAAAAGTCGTTTATCCCGGCCCCCAAGGTCGATTCTGCGGTGGTCAAATTAACGCCCCGGCCAGTTAAACAGGAAACTGCTTACAGTCAACCGGCCTTTTTTTCCTTTGTCCACGGCTGCTTTATGCACCGGCGTAAGACCTTGTGGAATAACTTGCAGTCGGTCTTTGACAAACAGCCGGCGACGAAGGACACGATTCGGACGGTGCTGGCGACAGTTGGAATTGAACCGAACGTTCGTCCCCAAACCCTGGGGGTCAGCCAGTTTATTACCCTGACCAACGAATTTCACAAAGTCGGCTTGCTGAAATAG
- the rnmV gene encoding ribonuclease M5: MKRIKEVLVVEGKSDTERIQQAVDADTIETRGSAISDETLALIDRLAQTRGVIVFTDPDFSGEKIRRIIADEIPEAKHAFLDKHAATPDKAHGSLGVEHASLAAIRQVLAQVYTESESNPEVISREELMAANLVGNHAAKQRRLELGEYLHLGYVNAKQLQRRLRMFGITKEQFNEALTHLEGGTTHEPTSHRD; the protein is encoded by the coding sequence ATGAAACGAATTAAAGAAGTCCTCGTGGTCGAAGGCAAATCAGATACCGAGCGGATTCAGCAGGCCGTGGATGCCGACACGATTGAAACCCGGGGTTCAGCAATTAGCGACGAAACACTGGCTCTGATTGACCGACTGGCGCAAACTCGGGGGGTAATCGTGTTCACTGACCCCGATTTTTCGGGCGAAAAGATTCGCCGCATCATTGCTGATGAAATTCCCGAGGCCAAGCATGCCTTTTTGGATAAGCACGCTGCGACTCCCGATAAGGCGCACGGTTCGCTCGGGGTGGAGCACGCCTCTCTCGCTGCCATTCGCCAGGTCCTAGCCCAGGTGTACACGGAAAGTGAGAGTAACCCCGAGGTCATTAGCCGGGAAGAGTTGATGGCCGCTAATTTGGTGGGGAATCACGCCGCCAAGCAACGTCGCTTAGAGCTTGGTGAGTATTTGCACCTCGGGTATGTGAACGCGAAACAGCTGCAACGCCGGCTGCGGATGTTTGGGATTACCAAGGAGCAATTTAACGAAGCCCTTACGCACCTAGAAGGAGGAACAACGCATGAACCAACCAGCCATCGGGACTAG
- a CDS encoding TatD family hydrolase has protein sequence MQIFDSHTHLNDATFAGREDELIEHAHRLGVVRMANVGSNLALNQRAIELAHQYPGLVAIVGWHPEDADGYNLAAEALLRTQLQDEQVVALGEIGLDYHQTRVDRTTQQNVFRQQIRLAKELNLPISVHNRDAFEDTYRILREEHIETVGGIIHSFNGDVEWMQRFLDLGMMLSYSGVASFKKIKEVHEAVRQTPMERLLVETDAPYLAPEPLRGHENQPGYTLYTLEAIARYKDVDPDEIAAATFKNTNRIFRLED, from the coding sequence ATGCAAATCTTTGATTCTCATACTCATTTAAACGATGCCACCTTTGCTGGTCGAGAGGACGAACTAATTGAACACGCCCACCGGCTCGGGGTCGTGCGGATGGCGAACGTGGGTTCGAACCTCGCTTTGAACCAGCGCGCAATTGAATTGGCCCATCAATATCCAGGACTTGTGGCGATTGTTGGGTGGCATCCAGAGGATGCGGATGGCTACAATCTGGCAGCGGAAGCACTCTTGCGCACCCAATTACAAGACGAGCAAGTTGTTGCCTTGGGAGAAATTGGATTGGACTACCACCAAACCCGAGTGGATCGAACCACGCAACAGAACGTTTTTCGGCAGCAAATTCGGCTGGCTAAGGAACTCAACCTACCAATCTCGGTGCATAATCGTGATGCCTTTGAAGACACCTATCGGATTTTACGTGAGGAACACATTGAAACGGTGGGCGGCATTATCCACAGTTTTAACGGAGACGTGGAATGGATGCAGCGCTTTTTAGACCTTGGGATGATGCTGTCTTACAGTGGCGTGGCCAGTTTTAAAAAGATCAAGGAAGTGCATGAGGCGGTCCGGCAGACGCCGATGGAGCGGTTACTAGTGGAAACGGATGCCCCGTACTTAGCGCCAGAGCCACTGCGTGGACACGAAAACCAACCAGGTTACACGTTGTACACCCTAGAAGCAATTGCGCGGTATAAGGACGTTGATCCCGACGAAATTGCTGCTGCCACCTTTAAAAATACAAATCGGATTTTTAGATTGGAAGATTAG
- the metG gene encoding methionine--tRNA ligase, which translates to MADQKSTFYVTTPIYYPSGRLHIGNSYTTVAADMVARYHRSLGEDVFYLTGTDEHGLKIEQKAEKLGLEPQAYVDKMAQQIKDLWMNLDVSNDDFIRTTDDRHVQAMQRIFQRLLDQGDIYLGQYSGWYSVSDEEYFTESQLEEVYRDADGNVTGGKAPTGNEVQLVNEECYFFKMSKYADWLMQYYQDHPDFIQPSSRMHEMVKNFLEPGLEDLAVSRTTFSWGIPVTANPKHVVYVWIDALTNYITALGYGSDNDALFKKFWPANLQMIGKEIVRFHCIYWPIILHALDLPLPKEIYGHGWITMKDGKMSKSKGNAIYPEDLIDRYGLDATRYYLLKAVPFAGDGVFTPEDFVDRVNYDLANDLGNLLNRTVAMINKYEDGVTPAYHDTDDAPSQELQETAQAVTQEYHELMDTVHLSDALSAVWKLIGQTNKYIDQTEPWVLAKADDDAAKAQLANVMAHLAASLRVISLLVSPAMPNAANLIQNQLGLENDGLFDLNTAQLSDLPQGKQVIANGEPIFPRVDRDVEIDYIKDKMTSSDKTKGRAAMKQREAEKPAGVTTLKQMKDQISIDQFDAVELRVAEIKAVNKVPKADKLLQFKLDAGDDGERQIVSGIAKWYPDFASLVGKKVIIVANLKPIKLRGELSQGMLLSVEKANGDVQLVTVDASLPNGSTLA; encoded by the coding sequence ATGGCTGACCAAAAATCCACTTTTTACGTCACGACGCCGATTTACTATCCGTCGGGACGCTTACACATCGGAAACTCGTACACGACGGTGGCTGCCGACATGGTAGCGCGTTACCACCGTTCGCTCGGTGAAGACGTCTTCTACCTGACGGGGACCGATGAACACGGCTTAAAAATTGAACAAAAGGCTGAGAAACTAGGCCTAGAACCGCAAGCTTACGTCGATAAGATGGCCCAACAAATTAAGGATCTCTGGATGAACCTGGACGTTTCTAACGACGATTTTATTCGGACAACCGATGACCGCCACGTCCAAGCGATGCAACGGATTTTCCAACGCTTACTGGATCAGGGCGACATTTACCTCGGGCAGTACTCCGGCTGGTACTCAGTTTCTGACGAAGAGTACTTCACGGAATCGCAACTAGAAGAAGTCTACCGGGATGCAGATGGCAACGTGACTGGGGGAAAAGCGCCCACTGGCAACGAAGTCCAACTGGTTAACGAAGAATGTTATTTCTTCAAGATGAGTAAGTACGCCGACTGGCTGATGCAGTACTATCAGGACCACCCGGACTTCATTCAACCCAGTTCCCGGATGCATGAAATGGTGAAGAACTTCCTGGAACCAGGGTTAGAAGATCTAGCTGTTTCGAGAACGACCTTCTCCTGGGGGATTCCGGTAACTGCTAATCCCAAGCACGTGGTGTACGTGTGGATTGATGCGTTAACCAACTATATTACGGCGCTTGGCTATGGTAGTGACAATGATGCCTTATTTAAGAAATTCTGGCCGGCTAACCTGCAGATGATTGGAAAAGAAATCGTCCGCTTCCACTGCATTTACTGGCCGATTATTCTGCATGCGTTGGACTTACCATTACCAAAAGAAATTTATGGACACGGCTGGATTACGATGAAAGACGGTAAGATGTCAAAGTCCAAGGGGAACGCAATTTATCCAGAAGACTTGATTGACCGTTATGGCCTTGATGCCACCCGTTACTACTTGTTAAAGGCCGTGCCGTTTGCCGGAGACGGGGTATTTACCCCTGAAGACTTCGTGGACCGGGTTAACTATGATTTGGCCAACGACCTGGGGAACCTCTTGAACCGGACCGTCGCTATGATTAACAAGTACGAAGATGGTGTGACGCCGGCTTATCACGATACGGACGACGCTCCGAGTCAAGAACTGCAGGAAACGGCCCAAGCGGTCACCCAGGAATACCATGAGTTAATGGACACGGTCCACCTTTCTGACGCGCTCTCCGCGGTTTGGAAGTTAATCGGGCAAACCAACAAGTACATTGACCAAACGGAACCCTGGGTCCTCGCCAAGGCTGATGATGACGCCGCCAAAGCCCAATTAGCCAACGTGATGGCTCACTTGGCTGCTAGTCTCCGCGTCATTTCGTTATTAGTTAGCCCGGCAATGCCCAACGCGGCGAACCTGATTCAAAATCAACTCGGTTTAGAAAACGACGGACTCTTTGATTTAAACACGGCCCAGTTAAGTGACCTCCCACAGGGCAAACAGGTAATTGCGAACGGGGAACCAATTTTCCCTCGGGTCGATCGCGACGTTGAGATTGACTACATCAAGGACAAGATGACGTCCAGTGATAAGACCAAAGGTCGCGCTGCTATGAAACAACGCGAAGCAGAAAAACCAGCTGGAGTAACGACGCTTAAGCAGATGAAAGACCAAATTAGCATTGATCAGTTTGACGCAGTGGAACTCCGGGTGGCAGAAATCAAGGCCGTGAACAAGGTTCCCAAAGCGGACAAACTGCTCCAGTTTAAATTGGATGCTGGTGACGACGGGGAACGCCAGATTGTGTCTGGAATTGCCAAATGGTACCCAGATTTTGCGTCCTTAGTGGGCAAAAAGGTCATCATCGTGGCTAACTTGAAACCGATTAAACTACGGGGCGAACTGAGCCAGGGCATGTTGTTATCCGTTGAAAAAGCCAATGGAGACGTGCAACTGGTAACGGTCGACGCTTCCTTACCAAATGGCAGCACATTAGCATAA
- a CDS encoding DUF72 domain-containing protein: protein MIKVGLTTWTDHPLLSHGKKKATLAEYTGSFPVVEIDSAFYSIPKPEWVQKWVQETPADFQFVVKANYMMTKTPMPRFGEVTDEMRQARFTELKTALEPMRAAGKLLTVLFQFPPSFRCTQTSIQYLRTVREQLGDWPLAVEFRNHSWLDGEELSRDTAAFLRSLQMSEVVVDEPHAAANGIPFTPVVTNQRLAFMRLHGQNATEWAKGTRERYRYHYSDAELQTLAETSETLAQQADTVVVIFNNNTGHDAASNALTLQRMLHQEGTELPAEQLNLF from the coding sequence ATGATTAAGGTCGGATTAACCACCTGGACGGATCATCCGCTTTTAAGCCACGGAAAGAAGAAGGCAACGCTAGCTGAATACACCGGGAGTTTTCCGGTGGTGGAAATTGACAGTGCTTTTTACAGCATTCCTAAACCCGAGTGGGTGCAAAAATGGGTTCAGGAAACACCCGCTGATTTTCAGTTTGTGGTGAAGGCCAATTACATGATGACGAAAACCCCAATGCCCCGGTTCGGCGAGGTGACGGATGAGATGCGTCAGGCTCGCTTTACTGAACTAAAAACGGCCTTGGAACCAATGCGCGCCGCAGGGAAACTGTTGACCGTTCTTTTTCAGTTTCCGCCCTCGTTTCGCTGCACCCAAACCAGTATTCAGTACTTACGGACCGTCCGGGAGCAACTGGGCGATTGGCCGCTTGCCGTTGAGTTTCGCAACCATTCCTGGTTAGACGGAGAAGAATTAAGCCGGGACACGGCCGCGTTCCTCCGGAGTTTGCAAATGAGCGAAGTAGTCGTAGATGAACCGCACGCTGCGGCGAACGGGATTCCGTTTACGCCGGTGGTTACGAATCAGCGCTTGGCTTTTATGCGTCTGCATGGGCAAAATGCGACTGAGTGGGCCAAGGGCACCCGGGAACGGTATCGCTATCACTACTCTGATGCGGAGTTACAAACACTGGCTGAGACGTCCGAAACGTTGGCGCAGCAGGCGGATACCGTGGTGGTCATTTTTAACAATAATACTGGTCACGACGCGGCTTCTAACGCGTTAACCTTGCAACGGATGTTGCACCAGGAGGGAACAGAATTACCTGCCGAACAGCTGAATTTATTTTAG
- a CDS encoding NAD-dependent protein deacylase, translating into MENFDALQTQVDQAQRIVFLTGAGVSTPSGIPDYRSKTGLYTNGHTNRPTEYYLSHDCLVDEPKVFYQFVMKNLYYPDAQPNVIQKKQAAFTNANRAEIVTQNIDNLYEQAGATHLHEFHGNLYRIYCQKCGMEVDYPTYAHSMYHELDGGILRPDVVLYGEGIDQEVAQTSVNAVHNADLILIVGTSMRVYPFAGLLDYRQPHVPVVVINQERLDIPGVTAQYQLNATEVFDRLQIKENS; encoded by the coding sequence GTGGAAAATTTTGACGCATTACAAACGCAAGTGGATCAAGCCCAACGAATCGTGTTTTTGACGGGAGCAGGAGTTTCAACGCCCTCGGGGATTCCGGATTATCGTTCTAAAACCGGATTGTATACCAACGGGCACACCAACCGGCCCACGGAATACTACTTAAGTCACGACTGTTTGGTTGACGAGCCGAAGGTCTTTTACCAGTTTGTCATGAAGAATCTCTATTATCCGGATGCCCAGCCTAACGTCATTCAGAAGAAGCAAGCGGCCTTTACCAATGCTAATCGGGCGGAGATTGTGACCCAAAACATTGATAATTTGTACGAACAGGCCGGTGCGACCCACCTACATGAATTTCACGGGAATCTCTACCGGATTTACTGCCAAAAGTGCGGCATGGAGGTTGATTATCCAACGTATGCCCACAGCATGTACCACGAGTTAGACGGGGGGATTTTACGACCGGATGTCGTTTTGTACGGCGAAGGAATCGATCAGGAAGTCGCCCAAACCAGTGTGAACGCCGTCCATAACGCCGATTTGATTTTGATTGTCGGAACCTCGATGCGCGTGTATCCTTTTGCCGGCCTGTTAGACTACCGGCAACCGCACGTACCGGTCGTGGTGATTAACCAGGAACGTCTGGACATCCCGGGCGTTACAGCTCAGTATCAGTTGAACGCCACCGAGGTCTTTGACCGGCTCCAGATTAAAGAAAACTCATGA
- a CDS encoding IpaB/EvcA family protein: MANDVNLNPAVQDLLNTVSRFFDGDVQVQIIGDLKSGYLRHDQVQTMQDGQHLFVQLSDVTDLNFLASHELLHVLMTLRGFPQVYFPLTTGDEQLDEQLRYIGTDLFDTVSHFVVYAEQRKHGLIDETVEEEVVKGIRQTITPEQGQVDAEMITRLVTVLDAFVFLGDHFDNYRYLFDHDFPIATKAAEQLYQLLTKKPTDSPFALRRNVVKLFRAFDQQLQDWDLPALHLNDFAMLTSVFSKRQLGLQVKQVFKLYYSELRNRETGKRAYVGFTISDDQNSLVMDGPVGEKVSADHIQSLYQKTVQELFDELHIPYLER; encoded by the coding sequence ATGGCGAATGACGTAAACTTAAATCCAGCGGTCCAGGACCTGCTTAACACCGTATCCCGTTTCTTTGACGGAGATGTCCAAGTCCAAATTATCGGTGATTTGAAGTCCGGCTATCTGCGCCATGACCAAGTGCAAACCATGCAAGACGGACAGCACCTCTTTGTGCAGTTAAGTGATGTGACCGATCTCAACTTTTTGGCCAGTCACGAATTACTGCACGTGCTAATGACCCTGCGGGGCTTTCCGCAGGTGTACTTTCCGTTGACTACCGGTGATGAACAACTCGACGAACAGTTGCGCTACATCGGAACCGACCTCTTTGATACGGTTAGTCACTTCGTGGTATATGCCGAACAACGGAAGCATGGCTTGATTGATGAAACGGTGGAAGAAGAAGTTGTGAAGGGTATCCGGCAGACGATTACCCCGGAACAGGGGCAAGTCGATGCCGAGATGATTACCCGTTTGGTGACGGTCTTAGATGCCTTTGTCTTTTTGGGCGACCACTTTGACAATTACCGCTACCTCTTTGATCACGATTTTCCAATTGCAACTAAAGCTGCCGAGCAACTCTACCAGTTACTGACGAAAAAGCCGACGGACAGTCCGTTTGCCTTACGCCGGAACGTGGTAAAACTCTTTCGGGCCTTTGATCAACAACTGCAGGACTGGGATTTACCGGCTCTACACCTCAACGACTTTGCGATGTTGACCTCGGTCTTTTCTAAGCGCCAACTCGGGTTACAGGTCAAACAGGTCTTTAAACTGTACTATTCAGAACTGCGCAACCGGGAAACCGGAAAGCGGGCCTACGTTGGCTTTACCATCAGTGACGACCAAAACTCGTTGGTCATGGACGGTCCCGTCGGCGAAAAGGTGAGTGCTGACCACATTCAGTCACTCTACCAAAAAACGGTGCAAGAATTATTTGATGAACTCCACATTCCGTACTTGGAACGTTAA